The genomic segment GTCCTGGCAGAGCAGGCTGCGTGGCCCTCTGGTCCTTTTAGAATGGTGTTGGTATCTTCTTCAGGCAGAGATTTTTGGGGCCTACCTAAAGTGGCCAACGCCCTGTCTATTTTCCCTTACAAGGGCAGTAACAGTAGCTTGTGCCATAGTTTAGGGACTGAGGGGCTCggtcttttccttcttcccgtGCCTGAACTTGGGGAAGTTCAAACAGAACTGTGCCTCCCCGTGTTGTAATCGTGTAGTTGGTTCTGAGACTATAAGAAGGTCCATTTCCTATTGCTAGCATTTgaactcagtctcctcttatcccTGTGTGCCTGTCTCCTGCTGTTGGGAGCATTCACGTCGTATAACGtgtctgtctcttctttcttccctcttcctgtCTTCACCTCCTTGGACCAGTTCctcttctttgcttttattctaaGGTGTCTTTATCTGGTCTCCTCCCTGTTCTTTATTCTTCTCTGCTAGATGGCCTATAAAGTGTGTTTCCTTTGGCCTCCTTGTACATCTGAGAAGGTCACAGTTCTCTGTGTCTGACATTTGATACCTTACCTTCCATAACAGGTATAATGCACTTGTGGAGGTATTGACATAGTTTGGTATTTACTTGTTTTCTTGAGGTGTCACACAGGGTATCTGTATGTCAGCAATGCTTGAAATCTCATCCTTTCCGATTTGGTTGTGCTTATGGTAACCCCCAAATTTGAACTACCAAATCTTCTATCATGTGAAGGTTGCCTGTAAGAGGTTTGGCTCCTCTCACCTTTCAATTGCTGAAACTTGGCTGTtgtacagagaaaaagaatgaagacaCAACCTGTCTTTGGCAGGGAAGCTTTTAAGTACCAATCTTCAGGCGTAGAGCTGTAGTGGAGAGCTAACTTAATGAGAAGTTACTTTTAACCTCAGAGTAGGACATCTGAGAAGCTGTACTTAATATACTCCTCTTCAGTTTTTTTCTCTACACAGTTCTTAGTTGCAGCAGTTCCCGTTTATCTTTGTCTGCCCCACCTATGAACAAGCATTACCAGAGATGTCTGAATGGGTATGAGCTTTCTAAAAACCTAATTATGTATATTCAAGATATTAACAGCAGATTATTTTATTCTGGTGACTCTTAAGCATGCAATTTAACTGCAGAACTTCCTCCCAAATTGTAATAAAAATAGTTTCCATCtgctaaaataatattttctgcaGTGTGTGGTTAATAATAGCGAAACTCACACAGTTATGATGAATCGCTGCTGAAACTTAGGATGAGACATCTTGTAGCTCTGTCTCTTAAAACTCCAGCTGTCCCTTAGAATACATCCCTGACGTGAGAACAGTATATCAATGAAAGTCATCATCTCCACGTAGGGGTCGCTTGTTGGCCAAGGTGCCATCACTTTATAGGGTTTTAAGAGGTTAATGAGTTGGCTTCTTTTAAAATGGAGCCAAATTTAATGCTCTGTAGTTCTCAGAGAGGAGACATTACACTGTTCAAAACCATGTTTTGCTGTTCCTCGATCAAAAAACATTTTGAGATGAGAAGTTTGCAGAAGATACAGAAATAGCTCTCGTGAAGCAAACGTTTGCAGAAGGTTTCTTAACATTCTTGCAGCAGGTGCTGCTCCATTGGCAATTAAAGCTTTAGTGAAACAGCCTTTCCATTGTATAGTAATTCAGTTCCTCTTTTCCAAGTTGAACTTTCTGCTACTTATGAGTCTGCTTCTGCCAATCATGAGTTGTGGTAGTTAGGTTACATCACCTCTTAGGATTGTCTATAACTTTAATAATTATGAACATATTTGTATCTCTTTGTCTTCTGCATGTTTTGTAGTTTAGATGGAAACTATAGTctgtgggttttgtgttttgttctttaACCTTTCCAGCATTATCCATGTTTGGGACGACGGTTGGTCTCTATGGGATACCCTGGTGTGAGAAATCCCTGCTGTTAACTGCCTTGATGTCAGTGATTGGAGCTTCCATGGGAATTCTAGACACAGGTAAGGGACCACGGGGTCCAGCAGTTCCTTCACCAATCTAACTGGAAActtcatagaatcccagaatcttaagggttggaagggacctcgaaagatcatctagtccaaccctcctgccagagcaggacctcctagagtaggtcacacaggaactcaaccaggtgggttctgaatgtccccagagaaggagactccacaacccatctgggcagcctgtgccagtgcccccTCACCCTTGTAGCAAATgaatttttcctcatgtttctttggaacgtcttgtgttctagcttgtacctgttgccccttgtcctaccactggGCATCACTGAGAAGACCCTGGCTtcgtcctcctgacacccaccctttgcaTATTTGTAAACCTtgatgaggtcacccctcagtctcctccaagctaaagagccccagtttcctcagcctttcatcataagggagatgctccactccatcatcatctttgtggccctgcactgaccATTGCTGGTATTTCATGTCTTTAGTGAGACGAGGGTTTGCTGCTTTACCTGTCTGGAATGCCTGGGGAATTCTGTCCCTGACACCTCCCAGCATTTGTGTCTCTCGGAGGCCTTCCTTAAGGGGCTCAGGCTGCTGGATATCTCCCCCTTCCCAGAGGAGAACAACACGCATTTCAGTTAGCAGTTACAGGTGTCAAGGAAATGTGATATGCTCTTTAAGCAGTGTCTTCTTTAAATTATTCACCTCCAGGAAGCTGGATGGGTTACAGTTCAGTGGTGCCATGGAGTGGAGCAAAGGCATCCCTGAGCAAGCCCTGGGGTTTGACCTAGATCcatctgggtgctgtgtggggatgCACAGCAAGCCTTCCCTGCCACAGCTCAAGGGCAGTACCACGGCAGCCATCTCCCCACGTCAGGAAATATTTGCTGCTCCTGGCCAGCTTCACTGAGGTGCTTGGGAATGCAAATTTATTCCATCCCCCAAATTTTAAGTGTGGCATGTACATACTGCAGATGGCtcggaggaaaaaaggaaacccACCTTTGCTGGaaagcttttcaaaacaaatttcttAGTGGAGGCTCTGCATTGGAGGAACATGTAGTGGGGAAGTTGCAGTGCAGGTGTCTATAGATGTCTTTGGAAAGGTCAGTTACACGGGGATATGAAAAAGAAGCTGCCACAGAAATGAGTTCCTTGGGCTGGGCGATGGCTGGCCATGGCAGGCAGTCTGCTCTGGGGAGACGAGGCTGTGGCAAGGGCCTGTGTGCCCTCAgagagggctgggtgctgctggcatGCTTGTGGGGGCCAGGAAACAGCCAAACCCATGTCAGCAGTGAGTAGGTGGTGGTGAGGCCACCACTCAGCCGCACCTCCCCAGTGGTGTCCTGGCAGCTTGCCGGGGTCACTGAGCCAGGAGCCCCTGGATGCTCCCCAGTGAGCAAGGTCCTACTGTATgctcttgaccagcttgagagcagGCATCTTTctgagcaggagctggctggTGGGTTAGGCTCACTGTCCCGGCAGCTCTGGGCGCACCCTGGGCAGAGCCTGTGTTTAGTGGCACAGAGGGCTGATGGGTGCAACCATCTGCCATCACTCTGCAGAGTTCAGGGGAACTCTGCTAATGCTACAAAGAGCACGATGCAGGATCTGGTAGTGAAAAAGGTGGTTTTGCGTGGCATAAGGTGGTATTTACTGCCTCTGGTAGgatgaacaggagccagcagtgtgcccaggtggccaagaaggccaatggcatcctggcctgtaccaggaacagtgttgtcagcaggaggagggaagtgACCATTCCCCTctactgggcactggtgaggtcacacctcGAATAcggtgtccagttttgggcccctctctacaagagggacatggaggtgctggagaagatccaGAGGCGGGCACGTCacatttggagcacatctcatacgAGGAACGGCTGAGCGAtctgcagcctggagaaaagaaggctcaggggagatctCGCTCTCAACTTGAAAGAAAGTTGCagtgggggttggtctgttctccctagtaagaagcagtagaacaagaggaaacggcctccagttgcaccaggggaggttcaggctggatatgaggaatttctttgctgaaagggttgtgaggcactggaacggctgcccagggaggtggtggagtcaccgtccctggaggtgtttaagagatgggtggatgttgcacttaagagagatggtctagtggttgatagggctgggatgatcttaaaggtctgttCCAGCTGAAACAGTTCCGTGATTACAAATGGCATATCCTGGCTAAAAACAGATAGAAAAGTACATACCAGTTCCCTTCTTTCATATGGGAAAATCTTCTCTGCTAATTGTGAAACTGTCTTCTGTGtctgggtgtgctgctggagaatTTTGATGTTGGGAGACTTCCCAGCCAGAGCAAGAGTCACAGGAGAAACTAAGAGCTGGGTAGTAGAGTGTGACTGCACTTGTTCGGAAGCAAGTTGGTGCCAAGTGACACGAGTCGCTGCACTGTAGCCCAGGAATTTGATTACTGTTCTCCTACATTCTTCTCAGGGActaattaaaaacatttctctgaGCTCATGTTCCAGCATTACCATTGACCTGAGGGTGTTGTAGTTCGATCCTTGCAACAGTATTGTGGTAAACATTCCTGCTTCTGGGAAGTCATGTGTAGGCAGCTGGGGTGGTCCCAGCCCATCAGAAGGAAGTGATCCTTGATGTTTCCTGGGATGTTGTTTAATGAGGCCTCTCATTCTCAGTGCTGTGCATTGTTGCTTTTAATACTTCAGAGAAATGAGAAGCAGataaattttctcttttgaaaaaaggctgaaaatttGCTGCAAATTGCCAAGTAGGGtaattagaatcacagaattgttagggttggaaaagacctttgagtcCAGCCACaatccagcactgccatgtccactactaaaccatgtcctgaGGTGCCACATCtgcatgtcttttaaatgcctccagggatggtgactccactacttccccaggcagcctgtgcccacaTCCAACAACTCTTATGGTGGAGAAATTTTTCCTGGTATCTGATGTAAACTTTCCCTGGTGCAATAACTAAGCATAACCATTGCTTCTGGCCTCAGCCTCTGCATGGCTCTGCATTTTGGCTGCTGTGAATGCCCTCCTAAAGCAATACAGGGGATTGAGGTGCTTATGGGCAGAACTTAGGTTACAGTTTGGTTTATTTGGAatgtttggggttgtttttttccttaaaaccaTCTCTGGTTTCAGATTAAAATAACTGAATCCTCCTCTGTCCTATCGGCAGGTGGCAACGTGCTGGCGCTGAATACATGGGGAGAAGAGGCTGGGCCCCACATGCAGGCCCTGCACTTCAGCTTTGCCGCTGGGGCATTTGTGGCCCCAATCTTGGCCAAAATGGCCTTGGGAGGCTCCGAGTCTAAAGACCTTTTAGCAGCTGAAAGGACAAACCAGTCCGTCCCGAGGTCTGTGCCAGCAGCTTCAGCTGCCTCGGCTATGTCAGTGCTGAAACAGCATCTCAGGGCAGACTTTCTGTGGTCCTACATTGTCATAGGGACCTACCTCCTGttagtttctttcttctttttcgtCTTGTATTCAAGGGGCAGGTCAGCTCGAGACAAATCAAAGGCTTCCCTGCAGAAGTGCATGTTTGCCAAATACCACTACACGCTTATTTTCCTGCTGTTCATATTCTTCTTGTGCTACGTGGGAGCGGAGGTCACCTACGGCTCTTACATATTTACTTATGCCAAGGTCTTTGCCGAGATGAAAGAGAACGAAGCAGCTGCTCTGAACTCCGTCTTCTGGGGCGCGTTCGCCGCCTGCAGAGGGGTGGCAATATTCTGTGCCACCTGCTTGTACCCCGGCACCATGATCCTGCTGAGCATCGTGGGCTCCGCCATCTCCTCCTCATGCCTGGCCTTCCTGGCCAGGTACCCGGCCTCCCTGTGGGCCGGCACGGCCGTGTACGGGGCCTCCATGGCGACCATCTTTCCCAGCGGCATCTCCTGGATCGAGCAGTACACGGTGGTGGAAGGCAAATCCGCCTCCCTCTTTGTGATCGGTGCGGCGCTGGGCGAGATGTGCATCCCCGCTGTGGTGGGCTACCTTCAGGGCAGGTTCCACCGCGTTCCCGTGGTGATGTACACTGCCCTGGTGACCTCGGCCATGACCATTCTGCTCTTCCCTCTGATGTACAAGCTGGCCAACTGCCCCCGCGATGGCGGCTTGAAGGAGGTGAGTGAGAGCGAGGACCGTAAAGCTCTGTTGTCGAACTCGGGGCTTAATGAGGAtgaagaggatgaggaggatgCGGGAGAGTGGAACGAAGCAGACTTTGAGGTAATAGAAATGAATGACACGCTGAGAAACTCTGTGGTAGAGACCTCCCGTAAGATAGTGGGGGACTCTCCAGTCCCGGTCTCTctccagccccacctggacaaTGTGTTGTGCGAGTCACCTGCAGTTGCCGGCGGCTCCCCTGGGAGAAAAAATGTGAGCGTGGATCGGGAGAAGAACGATTAAAGCCCAAGCTGACTGACTGCTTTTGTTAAAGGGAGATGCACTTGAGTTGCAGCTGTTCCTGCACAGTGGCTCGGCCGCCCATTCTGGCGGCGCACAGCCCAGACTGTTTGTTCCTCAGTGTGTGTCCACTCCCTCTCCCCATTCATTTCCAGCTGCAGCGATGCGTCCCGGAGGAGGAAAGTCCATGATGACGTGAATGGGGTAACATGGTAACGTGTAGCGACTCTGCCCAAAGTGTTAAAACCTAAGAGATGTTACCTAAAGGTGAGGCATGCCGTTTCAGTAATAAGGGCTCTGGTAAGAACTGACTAGGACAGAAAAGGATGAGATCTCAGACCACTGTTTTTGGGGCTGGGTGAGAGGTGCAGTTCTGAGGTGCTTGGTCACCAGATGTTTTCACGAGAGAGAACTCTGATCTGAGATGCTGAGCTTTCTTGCCTCTTGGGAGAAGAATGTTTCTGCTGCATTGGAAGTCAGTGTGACGTACATAAACCAGGGAGTCAAGTCAAATAAATCAGGTAACCTATTGGCAAACTAAGGCACTACGACGAGAAAAACAATTAGAAATCAATTTTAGGAGTGGAACCATGTCTCTGGGTGATTTAAAAGTGGATGTGAGAAGGAGGATAAAATGGGTCGTATTAATCTGCTATAACGTGTAGCTCCAAGTTACTGGTTAAACAGTGGTGACAAATCTAAATAGACAAAAGTCCTCCTGGTTGTTACTGCAGTACCAGTGCAATCAAGGAATGTATGAAGATGGTGAAATTGTATATGAACAGATTGCTTAATATATGGCATGGCATTGATGTAGGGCTGTGATTGATTTGTTTAAATTAAGGTTCTGAGAACTTTTCTGGCATCCTGTGCCATGATTTTAACATGGTGCTGTGTTAAAAAGACAATTTGAGGACTGAGAATAGGGGCCAAGATGATCCTTCTGGTTGTGCAGTACGGTCCCTTGCCCCCGGCAAGTGCCACATGGGGAGGGGTTTCTTCAGGCAGTGGCCTCTTCCTGGTGGTGCAGCAGCGGTTGGTCCTGGTGGTGCAGCAGCGCTTGGGCGTTGTAGGTTCGTTGCTGTGAAGCAGCAAGAGCTGGGGAGGACTCAGGGGGGACCAGTCGTGTCCACGTGTCCTCagcaagagtgaaaaaaaaagcgGTAGCTAACAGCAGAAATCTGACACTGCAGTCCTGACGCTTGTCTACTTGAAACTCCACGTTTGTTGATGACTTGTTTTTCTTAAGGCTGCATGATCAGAGTGTGCTcatgtttgggctttttttaccCTTTGCGGTTTTATTAGTACTTTTCTTTCTGGGAAGTTACCAACACAAGAGCTCTGGCTGTAACACAGCGGGGAACCTGCGCTGGTCGGTGTATTTTCAGATCTGAGTTTGTTCTTTCTCTTGTCCTCTTGAGTGTGCAGCCTTGAATCTCATGGCTTTTGCCTTTCTTCTAAATTAGTAGGATGAAGGAATCAACTTGTAGTGAAAATACATCGTTTTGGCATCTTGCCTTGTCACGGggcctccctctccctctgtgGTTGGCACTTGAATGCCATTGGTGTTTTTGCCtgattccttttccttttcttgtgtGTGTTAAGTGCATTGCTGTGGCATCTTTTCCAGTGCAGTGCATGAACCTGCACTTTGAAACATGGCCTTGTTTCACTTGCTACTCAAGGGTTCTCTTCTTTGCTTAAAATAATGGCAAATGCTTCTAAGTATCAGCTCAGATTCTGTTTGAGGTCCACGTGACAGCATTTGCTCAACAGGCGTAAGCCTGGGTGGCCTTAGGGGAGCAGCTGCTTTCATAGGCTGATGAATGGAAATGGTTTGGTGGCAGCTCGCTGCTGGAACTGCAGCGCGTAGGCTTGGCCTGCACGCAGGACGAGTGAAAGAGTTTCCCTGTACCCAAGATCAAGGGGCCAGAAGAGAAGTAGTTTAAGAAACCCGACAACTGGGAAGATTTTTAAATACCCCCCCCCCATTTACACGCTAATTTTTGGAATGCCATTCCTAATTGGAATGTCCCACACCTGAGTTTGTCTTCAGGGGCAGCTGTAACAAGTCCTGCACAACACCGTGCTGAAAACCCAGAAACTGAAATTAAAGCCACACTGGGAAAAGTGCTGTAACTTCTTTGAACTGTGTCTCTCTACTGCTCGTACAGGCAGCTCCTGTGTGCTTCTGACTGACGTCTTCCTAACGAATGTAAAAATACCGGGCAAAACAAACTTgagttttgttctttctttccacaTACAATAATTAACTGTATTGATTCCTGTGTGAGTTGCTTGAATTCATCCctgtttttccccctttaaaaGCAGGAGGCTGGTGGAGTAGGAATAGAGCAACAGCCTGGAACGCCAAGGGAAGAGCAGCCCTTTGGCCAAAGTAAAGGATGCAAAGAGCAGTGGCAGGAGAACAGAGTCAAGTTACCTTGACTGGTGCTGTGTAGAATCAGGTTCGCTTGATATGTGGAGGCCTTTGTTTGGATGGCATCTAATTTTTGAGTCATCTTAGTGAGCATTTGGAGCCTTCAGTCTTAGTCCTGGCCTCAAACTTGAATCTACTTATAGAATTTGTTCTCCTTATCTGCTAAAAGCATGCTTTTTATAGCAGGGGCTGCCCtatagtgaaaaagaaatgtctaaAGCACTTTATTAAAACAGATCTAGGACCCTTCCAACCAGGAGTCCAGCTCATGGCAGTTCTAGACATTCTGGCATGTTCAAGGCTGGAGCTTCCCTCATTTTTGGATGTTGGTGTTCCTCAAGGCTTGGTTTAGACAAGGAGTGTTAGTTTTCACATGTTTAAATTTTGTTACAAAGTAAACTGCTTCTTGGCATAGATGAGGATCTGTTTACAGTTTGGATCTATTTACAGTGCCTTTTGAGTTACAGACCCTCCAGAAAGCTTAAACCCTTCGCCTGAGGTGTTACGGGGTGAGATCATGACTTGAAGCAAGCGGTGTTACTTTGCCATTGCCTTGCTGACGCCATAGAAGAGTCATTCGTGGGTTGAGGACAG from the Colius striatus isolate bColStr4 chromosome 2, bColStr4.1.hap1, whole genome shotgun sequence genome contains:
- the MFSD4B gene encoding sodium-dependent glucose transporter 1; translation: MSIAVLGPTFPNLAANVHRNVSDIYYIFVGRSLGYLGGSVLGGVLFDCMNAHLLLALSMFGTTVGLYGIPWCEKSLLLTALMSVIGASMGILDTGGNVLALNTWGEEAGPHMQALHFSFAAGAFVAPILAKMALGGSESKDLLAAERTNQSVPRSVPAASAASAMSVLKQHLRADFLWSYIVIGTYLLLVSFFFFVLYSRGRSARDKSKASLQKCMFAKYHYTLIFLLFIFFLCYVGAEVTYGSYIFTYAKVFAEMKENEAAALNSVFWGAFAACRGVAIFCATCLYPGTMILLSIVGSAISSSCLAFLARYPASLWAGTAVYGASMATIFPSGISWIEQYTVVEGKSASLFVIGAALGEMCIPAVVGYLQGRFHRVPVVMYTALVTSAMTILLFPLMYKLANCPRDGGLKEVSESEDRKALLSNSGLNEDEEDEEDAGEWNEADFEVIEMNDTLRNSVVETSRKIVGDSPVPVSLQPHLDNVLCESPAVAGGSPGRKNVSVDREKND